The genomic DNA TTATCATCATACTCCACGCATATCGCTCCTTTCTTTTTACTTCATGCTTCGATAATATACCCTCGTAGGTATATATGCAATGAATATGCTTACAGCAAACTGTATGTTTACAAAGCTAAACTAGAAACACTCAAAAAGCAACTAGATTCGACATTCCCGCAAGTTTCGTAAAAATATGGTATACTTACAAGTAGACAACTTGTGATAGATCTTTTTCGTTAAGTTGTTTTCCGTCTTTTTCCTCGCTTAGGATGTTACCTAGGCATTTTTTATTGGGGATGAAGATGAGAATACACAAGAGGGGGAATTCGAATGGCTTTTCCACGTAAAGAAAAAGAAGTATCGGATTTTGTAGCCGAACGTAAAATCGATGAAAAGATTTCATTTGTCCGCAATGAGTATGAAGTAAACGGAACGATTGTTAAAATTCTCGAAAACTCTGTGATCGTAGAGATTTCATCGAAGGACGCCGAACGTATTGGTGCTGCGTCCAACCTTACTGTTGTTGCACATAAGAACTATTCAGTAGTCTGATAAATAAATGAAAAAGGCATCTGCACAAAAAGTGCGATGCCTTTTTTCTATGCCTTCTTCGATAGTAGACTAGAGTGCCTCATCCCTTCACTTCGGGAGGACACGCTAGTTTTTCTCTTTTTCCATTATCGTCGATAACGTATGGTGTTCTTTCAATAGATTGATAAACACCTCTAATGCTTTTGTTTTGAATGAAGTCCTTAAAATAATCGAGAATTTCCGTTTATACGGAGCGCCTTTTACGGGTACGATTTTCAATCGTCCCATAGAGACTTCCCTGCGGATAGCAAATTGGGACAAAAATGTAATACCCAGGCCAGATTCGACCGATTCTTTTATAAGTTGGGTGCTGCCAAATTCCATGATGTCGTTCGGAGCAATGGACATCGCGTGAAAGATTCTTTCTGTGGCTTCTCTCGTTCCAGAGCCCAATTCACGAACAATCCACGCTTCTTTTTCGAGTTCAGAAACGTTCACCTCACAGTCCTGCTGCGTGAAACGGTGATGAGATGAGGCTACGACAAACATCGTATCTTCTGCAAATGCGTCGATGGAAAGATGAGCATTTTTAAAATCTCCCTCGATAATGCCGACGTCTAATTGATGTCCAACAACTAACTTTGCAATTTCTTTTGTATTTCCAATTACGATACGAGGTTTTATGAGCGGAAATTGTTCACGCAATCTAGCAATAAAATGAGGCAGAACATATTCCCCGAACGTGTAACTCGCCCCAATCGATAGCGGCCCGCTTGCCCGGTTGGACAAGTCATCCATCAAGCTTTGCATTTTCGTATAAAGTCCTACGATTTCTTTTGCATGATAATAAACAATCTCCCCGGCTTTATTCAAGCGCACATATTTATTGCTTCGATCAAGTAACTTCCCTCCGTATGCTTGTTCCAATAATTTGATGTACTGGCTTACCGCTGGCTGCGTCATATGCAACGCCTCCGCCGCTCGAGAAAAACTCCCTTTTTCCACAACCGTGACAAATACGTGTAAATGTTGATCCATTAGGACGCCCCCATTTATAAGTAAATACTTATCATGACTATCATATATACTAATTTTACTTATCGTCAAACAAGGAATATGGTAAGGGTATAGAACATTTTTGGAGGTGTTAACGTGGAGACAGAAAAAACGCAAGATGCTGTGCAGACGGAACACAAAAAGCCAATTGAACCGACAAAATGGCGACGTCCCTCCTTTTCCTGGTCCTGGCTAGGCGGAGTTGCTTTCACCTTTTTAATCGCACTACTTGGCTACTTACTAGCGAAAGTACCCGGTTTTGACCATGTCGGCCTGCTAGCCTGTGCCATTATACTAGCGGTAATCTATCGGCAATTTTTCGGTTATCCGGAGATGATTCAATCAGGTATCACTTTTTCATCTAAAAGACTCTTACGCTTCGCCATTATTTTATACGGGTTAAAATTAAATATCGATACGATCTTACACGATGGGCTTGGGTTGCTTATTCGTGACATCGGCGTCATCCTCTTCGCGATTCTTTTAACGATGTGGCTTGCTAAACTAATAAAAGCAGATCAAAATATTTCATTACTACTAGCCGTTGGTACCGGTGTTTGTGGAGCCGCTGCCATTGCTGCAATTGCCCCAATCGTCAAATCGAAAGATGAAGATACAGCGATTGGCGTCGGAATTATTGCGCTCGTCGGCACAGTTTTTGCAATTACCTATACAATTTTACGTCCCGTTTTA from Sporosarcina sp. FSL K6-1522 includes the following:
- a CDS encoding DUF2187 family protein; the protein is MAFPRKEKEVSDFVAERKIDEKISFVRNEYEVNGTIVKILENSVIVEISSKDAERIGAASNLTVVAHKNYSVV
- a CDS encoding LysR family transcriptional regulator encodes the protein MDQHLHVFVTVVEKGSFSRAAEALHMTQPAVSQYIKLLEQAYGGKLLDRSNKYVRLNKAGEIVYYHAKEIVGLYTKMQSLMDDLSNRASGPLSIGASYTFGEYVLPHFIARLREQFPLIKPRIVIGNTKEIAKLVVGHQLDVGIIEGDFKNAHLSIDAFAEDTMFVVASSHHRFTQQDCEVNVSELEKEAWIVRELGSGTREATERIFHAMSIAPNDIMEFGSTQLIKESVESGLGITFLSQFAIRREVSMGRLKIVPVKGAPYKRKFSIILRTSFKTKALEVFINLLKEHHTLSTIMEKEKN
- a CDS encoding YeiH family protein, which gives rise to MEPTKWRRPSFSWSWLGGVAFTFLIALLGYLLAKVPGFDHVGLLACAIILAVIYRQFFGYPEMIQSGITFSSKRLLRFAIILYGLKLNIDTILHDGLGLLIRDIGVILFAILLTMWLAKLIKADQNISLLLAVGTGVCGAAAIAAIAPIVKSKDEDTAIGVGIIALVGTVFAITYTILRPVLPLTAIDYGIWSGISLHEIAHVALATAPGGEDALAVGLLAKLGRVFLLVPLCFIFMYWMKRKSDGQDASGNKLEFPWFLIGFMLMSLFGSYVLGHSIPVSDGFLQGVSTMTTWCLTAAMVGLGLNVSLRALRTKALKPMIAMLITSICLSILAYFIV